One window of Aquipuribacter sp. SD81 genomic DNA carries:
- a CDS encoding type II toxin-antitoxin system VapC family toxin, with protein sequence MIVLDAKVLIAVLDTTDAHHERSVSLLLERSDESLSASTVTLAEVLVGAARAGRLEDGDSALRALGVRELPLPEGSASRLARLRADTRLKLPDCCVLLTAETHRAILATFDERLLAVARQKGVPVVEPL encoded by the coding sequence GTGATCGTGCTCGATGCGAAGGTCCTCATCGCGGTGCTCGACACCACCGACGCGCACCACGAGCGCTCGGTGTCGCTGCTGCTCGAACGGTCCGACGAGTCGCTGTCCGCCAGCACGGTGACCCTTGCGGAGGTCCTGGTCGGTGCGGCACGGGCCGGACGGCTCGAGGATGGGGACAGCGCGCTCCGCGCCCTGGGCGTACGGGAGCTACCGCTGCCCGAGGGTTCGGCGTCCAGGCTGGCTCGGCTGCGTGCCGACACCCGCCTCAAGCTGCCGGACTGCTGCGTCCTCCTGACGGCCGAGACGCACCGCGCCATCCTCGCCACGTTCGACGAGCGGCTCCTCGCCGTCGCGCGGCAGAAGGGCGTCCCCGTCGTGGAGCCCCTCTGA
- the trpD gene encoding anthranilate phosphoribosyltransferase, which translates to MSVPTWAGVLDTLARRDDLDRDQTRWALNEVMNGEADDARLAGLLVGLRSKGETVSEVSGLAEAMLAHAVPLTVPGPTLDIVGTGGDGARTVNISTMASVVAAGAGATVVKHGNRAASSSCGTADVLEELGLDLELDPAQVASNARAHGMTFAFAPRFHPAMRHVGPVRRSLGIRTVFNSLGPLTNPARPAAMMLGVADERHAGIIAGVLASRGTTALVVRGEDGLDELTTTAPSVVRVVVRGEVAETRFEAESLGLAPATVADLRGGDRGLNAGVVRSVLGGETGPVADVVVLNAAAGLLALDLVEDERSAADVAEQLPYHLEPALERARASLVDGRAQQVLRSWLG; encoded by the coding sequence GTGAGCGTCCCGACGTGGGCGGGGGTGCTCGACACCCTCGCCCGGCGGGACGACCTCGACCGCGACCAGACGCGCTGGGCGCTCAACGAGGTGATGAACGGCGAGGCCGACGACGCGCGCCTCGCCGGGCTGCTCGTGGGGCTGCGGTCCAAGGGCGAGACGGTCTCGGAGGTGAGCGGGCTCGCGGAGGCGATGCTGGCGCACGCGGTGCCGCTGACGGTGCCGGGCCCGACGTTGGACATCGTCGGCACGGGCGGTGACGGGGCCAGGACGGTCAACATCTCGACGATGGCCTCCGTCGTCGCCGCCGGGGCGGGGGCGACGGTCGTCAAGCACGGCAACCGGGCCGCGTCGTCCAGCTGCGGCACCGCCGACGTGCTCGAGGAGCTCGGCCTCGACCTCGAGCTCGACCCCGCGCAGGTCGCGTCCAACGCCCGCGCGCACGGCATGACGTTCGCGTTCGCGCCGCGCTTCCACCCCGCCATGCGCCACGTCGGCCCGGTGCGCCGCTCGCTGGGCATCCGGACGGTATTCAACTCCCTCGGCCCGCTCACCAACCCGGCGCGCCCGGCGGCGATGATGCTCGGCGTCGCCGACGAGCGGCACGCGGGGATCATCGCGGGCGTGCTGGCCTCGCGGGGCACGACCGCGCTCGTGGTGCGCGGCGAGGACGGCCTCGACGAGCTGACGACGACCGCGCCCTCGGTCGTGCGGGTCGTGGTGCGCGGCGAGGTCGCGGAGACCCGCTTCGAGGCGGAGTCCCTGGGGCTGGCGCCCGCGACGGTCGCGGACCTGCGCGGCGGGGACCGTGGCCTCAACGCCGGTGTCGTGCGCTCGGTGCTCGGCGGCGAGACCGGCCCGGTCGCCGACGTCGTCGTGCTCAACGCCGCCGCGGGCCTGCTCGCGCTCGACCTGGTCGAGGACGAGCGCTCGGCCGCCGACGTCGCCGAGCAGCTGCCCTACCACCTGGAGCCGGCGCTGGAGCGGGCGCGGGCCTCGCTGGTGGACGGGCGGGCGCAGCAGGTGCTGAGGAGCTGGCTGGGCTGA